In a genomic window of Mycolicibacterium neoaurum VKM Ac-1815D:
- the amaB gene encoding L-piperidine-6-carboxylate dehydrogenase — MTSVLTSSLPTADELRAQVRAALDALGCTTALAGPGAPGLPASTPITGQVLFTVPESSSTDADAVITSAATAFATWRTTPAPARGALVARLGALLTEHKAELATLVTVEAGKITSEALGEVQEMIDICQFAVGLSRQLYGKTIASERPGHRLMETWHPLGVVGVITAFNFPVAVWAWNTAVALVCGDTVVWKPSELTPLTALACQALVERAAADVGVAGTVCGLIQGGRDIGEQLVDDPRVALVSATGSVRMGREVGPRVAARFGKVLLELGGNNAAIVTPSADLDLAVRAIVFSAAGTAGQRCTTMRRVIAHHSIADTLVQRIATAYRSLPVGDPAAEGTLVGPLIHERSYRDMVGALEQARADGGEVTGGEGVDLGTDGHYVRPAVVRMPAQTAVVHAETFAPILYVLTYDDLDDAIAMNNAVPQGLSSAIFTTDIREAERFMAADGSDCGIANVNIGTSGAEIGGAFGGEKETGGGRESGSDSWKAYMRRATNTVNYSSELPLAQGVRFG; from the coding sequence ATGACCAGCGTCCTGACATCCTCCCTGCCGACCGCCGACGAACTGCGCGCCCAGGTGCGCGCCGCGCTCGACGCACTGGGCTGCACCACCGCACTGGCCGGTCCGGGCGCACCGGGCCTGCCGGCGAGCACGCCGATCACCGGTCAGGTGCTCTTCACGGTCCCGGAATCGAGCTCGACCGACGCGGACGCGGTCATCACCTCCGCGGCAACGGCTTTCGCCACATGGCGGACCACCCCGGCGCCGGCGCGTGGCGCCCTGGTGGCCCGGCTCGGCGCGCTGCTCACCGAGCACAAGGCGGAGCTGGCCACCCTCGTCACCGTCGAGGCAGGCAAGATCACCTCCGAGGCGCTCGGCGAAGTCCAGGAGATGATCGACATCTGCCAGTTCGCCGTGGGGCTGTCCCGACAGCTGTACGGCAAGACCATCGCCTCCGAACGGCCCGGGCACCGGCTCATGGAAACCTGGCATCCGCTCGGCGTGGTCGGTGTCATCACCGCCTTCAACTTTCCGGTGGCGGTGTGGGCGTGGAACACCGCGGTGGCGCTGGTATGCGGCGACACGGTGGTCTGGAAGCCCTCGGAGCTGACGCCGTTGACCGCACTCGCCTGCCAGGCCCTGGTCGAGCGGGCCGCCGCCGATGTCGGCGTGGCCGGCACGGTCTGCGGACTGATCCAGGGTGGCCGCGATATCGGTGAGCAGCTGGTCGACGACCCGCGTGTCGCACTGGTCAGCGCGACCGGCTCGGTCCGGATGGGCCGCGAGGTCGGACCGCGAGTGGCCGCCCGGTTCGGCAAGGTTCTGCTCGAGCTGGGTGGAAACAACGCCGCCATCGTAACCCCGTCGGCCGACCTGGACCTGGCTGTGCGGGCCATCGTGTTCTCCGCCGCAGGTACCGCCGGGCAGCGCTGCACCACCATGCGTCGGGTCATCGCGCACCACTCGATCGCCGACACCCTGGTGCAGCGAATCGCGACCGCGTACCGCAGCCTGCCGGTCGGCGACCCGGCTGCCGAGGGGACACTGGTGGGCCCGCTGATCCACGAGCGCTCCTACCGGGACATGGTGGGTGCGCTGGAACAGGCCCGCGCCGATGGCGGCGAGGTCACCGGCGGCGAGGGCGTCGACCTCGGCACCGACGGCCACTATGTGCGACCGGCGGTGGTCCGGATGCCTGCCCAGACCGCGGTGGTGCACGCCGAGACGTTCGCCCCGATCCTGTACGTGCTGACCTACGACGATCTCGACGACGCCATCGCGATGAACAATGCGGTACCGCAGGGTCTCTCGTCGGCGATCTTCACCACCGACATCCGCGAGGCGGAGCGGTTCATGGCCGCCGACGGCTCCGACTGCGGCATTGCGAACGTCAACATCGGCACCTCGGGCGCGGAGATCGGTGGCGC
- the hglS gene encoding 2-oxoadipate dioxygenase/decarboxylase gives MTGGPVPRCETWQLRAQFAAALSRMYGSEVPAYDTLVEVSAEVNAAHLRRHPQDRRLGSLERVTAERHGAIRVGNADELRQVADLFSAFGMYPVGFYDLRTAASPVPVVSTAFRPIHADELARNPFRVFTSMLATADTRFFAPDLRTRVETFLNGRRLFGAELLSTARRIADEGGCPADEARDFVAAAVACFALSREPIDRGWYDELSAVSAVAADIAGVRSTHINHLTPRVLDIDALQGSMTQRGITMIEAIQGPPAVDGPEVLLRQTSFRALAEPRRFRAADGALSEGSLRVRFGEVEQRGVALTPQGRSRYDAAMAEADPAATWHRHFPATDAQMCADGLAYYHGGDPTRPVVYEDFLPASAAGIFRSNLDRDAPGTDRPDDTQYSRHWMADRIGHHIHDPYELYEKVACT, from the coding sequence GTGACCGGAGGTCCCGTGCCGCGCTGTGAAACCTGGCAGCTACGGGCACAATTCGCCGCGGCGTTGTCCCGGATGTACGGCTCGGAGGTGCCGGCCTATGACACCCTGGTGGAGGTGAGCGCCGAGGTCAACGCCGCCCACCTGCGGCGTCATCCGCAGGACCGGCGACTGGGATCGTTGGAACGCGTCACCGCGGAACGGCACGGGGCCATCCGGGTCGGCAACGCCGACGAGCTGCGCCAGGTCGCCGATCTGTTCTCCGCCTTCGGCATGTACCCGGTGGGCTTCTACGACCTGCGGACCGCCGCCTCCCCCGTCCCGGTGGTGTCCACCGCCTTCCGGCCGATCCATGCCGACGAGCTCGCCCGAAACCCGTTCCGGGTCTTCACCTCCATGCTGGCCACCGCCGACACCCGCTTCTTCGCACCCGATCTGCGCACCAGGGTCGAGACCTTTCTGAACGGGCGCCGATTGTTCGGTGCCGAACTGCTCTCGACTGCGCGCCGGATAGCCGACGAGGGCGGCTGCCCGGCCGACGAGGCCCGGGACTTCGTCGCCGCCGCCGTGGCCTGTTTCGCCTTGTCCCGCGAACCGATCGACCGCGGCTGGTATGACGAATTGTCGGCCGTCTCGGCGGTGGCGGCCGATATCGCCGGCGTGCGCAGCACCCACATCAATCACCTGACGCCGCGGGTGCTGGACATCGATGCTCTGCAAGGCTCCATGACCCAGCGCGGCATCACGATGATCGAGGCCATTCAGGGTCCGCCGGCCGTCGACGGTCCCGAAGTCCTGTTGCGGCAGACCTCGTTCCGCGCACTGGCCGAGCCACGCCGTTTCCGCGCCGCCGATGGTGCCCTCTCCGAGGGATCGCTGCGGGTGCGCTTCGGCGAGGTCGAACAGCGCGGCGTGGCGCTGACACCGCAAGGTCGTTCGCGCTACGACGCGGCGATGGCCGAGGCCGACCCGGCTGCTACCTGGCACCGCCATTTCCCGGCCACCGACGCGCAGATGTGCGCCGACGGGCTCGCCTATTACCACGGCGGCGATCCGACCAGACCCGTTGTGTACGAGGACTTCCTGCCCGCCTCGGCCGCGGGGATCTTCCGCTCGAACCTCGACCGGGACGCCCCGGGCACCGATCGCCCCGACGATACGCAGTACAGCCGACATTGGATGGCCGACCGGATCGGCCACCACATCCACGACCCCTACGAGCTCTACGAGAAAGTCGCGTGCACATGA
- a CDS encoding Lrp/AsnC family transcriptional regulator, whose product MTDIEHLDEIDRLLVRELVADGRATLAHLAATAGLSVSAVQSRVRRLESREVILGYTARVNPETVGHMLSAFVAITPLDPSQPDDAPARLRHIDEIESCHSVAGDESYVLLVRVASARALEDLLQRIRTAANVRTRSTIILQTFYDGRAYLPK is encoded by the coding sequence ATGACCGACATCGAGCATCTCGACGAGATCGACCGGCTGCTGGTAAGGGAGTTGGTCGCCGACGGGCGTGCGACGCTGGCGCATCTGGCCGCCACCGCGGGACTGTCGGTGTCCGCCGTCCAGTCGCGGGTGCGTCGGTTGGAGTCCCGTGAGGTCATTCTCGGATACACCGCGCGGGTCAACCCGGAGACCGTCGGGCACATGCTCTCGGCGTTCGTTGCCATTACTCCGCTGGACCCCTCTCAACCCGATGATGCTCCTGCCCGACTGCGCCATATCGACGAAATCGAGTCATGCCATTCCGTCGCCGGCGACGAAAGCTATGTGCTCCTGGTGCGTGTCGCATCGGCGCGGGCGTTGGAAGACCTGCTGCAGCGAATCAGGACAGCCGCCAATGTCCGCACGCGAAGCACCATCATCTTACAGACATTTTACGATGGACGCGCATACCTACCGAAATAG
- the lat gene encoding L-lysine 6-transaminase, whose amino-acid sequence MTAVLTSPAAGDQAVTPDRVHDVLRASVLTDGMDLVLDLEASRGSVLVDARDGSRYLDMFTFFASSALGMNHPALADDPAFCAELARAAVNKPSNSDVYTVPMARFVQTFARVLGDPALPHLFFVDGGALAVENALKVAFDWKSRHNEANGRDPELGTRVLHLRGAFHGRSGYTLSLTNTDPNKVARFPKFDWPRIDAPYLRPGADIAELEAESLRQARAAFVAHPHDIACFIAEPVQGEGGDRHMRPEFFAAMRELCDEFDALLIFDEVQTGCGITGSAWAYQQLGVVPDVVAFGKKTQVCGVMAGRRVDDVVDNVFTVSSRINSTWGGNLTDMVRARRILEVVEAEDLIEHAADAGRHLLGRLHWLATEFPDKVLDPRGRGLMCAFSLPSTAARDELVRRLWDRRVIMLASGPDSVRFRPALTVSLSELDAAVDAVREVLSGL is encoded by the coding sequence ATGACCGCTGTTCTGACTTCACCTGCCGCCGGCGACCAGGCCGTCACGCCCGACCGGGTGCACGATGTTCTGCGCGCCAGCGTGCTCACCGACGGCATGGATCTGGTGCTCGACCTCGAAGCCTCGCGCGGATCGGTGCTCGTCGATGCCAGGGACGGCAGCCGATATCTGGACATGTTCACGTTCTTCGCATCGTCGGCATTGGGGATGAACCATCCCGCACTGGCTGATGACCCGGCGTTCTGCGCCGAGTTGGCGCGGGCGGCGGTCAACAAGCCGAGCAATTCGGACGTGTACACCGTGCCGATGGCGCGATTCGTCCAGACCTTCGCGCGGGTGCTCGGCGATCCGGCTTTGCCGCATCTGTTCTTCGTCGACGGGGGAGCCCTGGCGGTGGAGAACGCGCTCAAGGTGGCATTCGACTGGAAGAGTCGGCACAACGAGGCCAACGGTCGCGACCCGGAGCTGGGGACCCGGGTGCTGCACCTGCGCGGTGCCTTTCACGGGCGCAGCGGCTACACCCTCTCGTTGACCAATACCGACCCGAACAAGGTGGCGCGGTTCCCCAAGTTCGACTGGCCGCGCATCGACGCCCCCTACCTGCGGCCCGGGGCCGATATTGCCGAACTGGAGGCCGAATCGCTGCGGCAGGCCAGGGCCGCCTTCGTCGCCCACCCCCATGACATCGCCTGCTTCATCGCCGAGCCGGTGCAGGGCGAGGGCGGCGACCGGCACATGCGGCCGGAGTTCTTCGCCGCCATGCGCGAGCTATGCGATGAATTCGATGCGCTGTTGATCTTCGACGAGGTGCAGACCGGCTGCGGTATCACCGGAAGTGCCTGGGCCTACCAACAATTGGGAGTCGTCCCGGACGTGGTGGCGTTCGGCAAGAAAACCCAGGTGTGTGGTGTGATGGCGGGTCGCCGCGTCGATGACGTCGTCGACAACGTCTTCACCGTCAGTTCCCGGATCAACTCGACCTGGGGCGGCAACCTCACCGATATGGTGCGCGCGCGGCGCATCCTCGAAGTCGTCGAGGCCGAAGACCTGATCGAGCATGCCGCCGACGCCGGTCGGCACCTGCTCGGCAGGTTGCATTGGCTGGCAACCGAATTCCCCGATAAGGTGCTCGACCCGCGTGGTCGCGGACTGATGTGCGCATTCAGTCTGCCCTCGACCGCCGCGCGCGACGAACTGGTGCGCAGGTTGTGGGACCGGCGGGTCATCATGTTGGCCAGCGGACCGGATTCGGTGCGTTTCCGGCCTGCGCTGACGGTCTCGCTATCCGAACTCGACGCGGCGGTCGACGCCGTGCGTGAGGTGTTGTCGGGACTCTAG
- a CDS encoding restriction endonuclease, with product MRLTTFLTIGIIAGGAALLYGAGAITAVSTGLAVPLLAAAMPHFLTGLRTPSTGENPIDTMSGVEFEDYVARIARSCGVSVIMTSTTGDWGVDLIVGRRPDRLAIQCKRVARPVGTGAVQEVVAGAAMQECTHTMVVTNNGFTPAARKLAERHGCILVGGADLPRLKILIRERAAPAR from the coding sequence GTGCGCCTGACGACCTTCCTGACCATCGGCATCATCGCCGGTGGTGCGGCGCTGCTCTACGGCGCCGGTGCCATCACGGCGGTCAGCACAGGGTTGGCAGTTCCACTGCTCGCCGCCGCGATGCCGCACTTCCTGACCGGTCTGCGCACACCGTCAACCGGGGAGAATCCGATCGACACCATGTCCGGGGTGGAATTCGAGGATTACGTCGCTCGGATCGCGCGATCCTGCGGCGTATCGGTGATCATGACCTCGACCACCGGGGACTGGGGTGTCGACCTCATCGTCGGCAGGCGCCCGGACCGGCTCGCCATCCAGTGCAAGCGGGTGGCCCGGCCGGTGGGCACCGGTGCAGTCCAGGAGGTGGTCGCCGGCGCCGCCATGCAGGAGTGCACGCACACCATGGTGGTCACGAACAACGGTTTCACCCCGGCGGCGCGGAAGCTCGCCGAACGCCACGGCTGCATCCTCGTCGGCGGCGCCGATCTGCCGCGGTTGAAAATACTGATCCGCGAACGTGCCGCGCCCGCCCGCTGA
- a CDS encoding SRPBCC domain-containing protein → MTTALEITRIVDIAASPAAVWAALTEQDLITQWFGDSAEFDPVPGGVGYFGWSTHGRFRVVVEQIEAPRLLVYRWAREIDVDPVPGNSTVVRFELTPTADGTRLALVETGFDELDDPATAHSDNTGGWRTELDDLVRMLGVAA, encoded by the coding sequence ATGACCACCGCACTCGAGATCACCCGTATCGTCGACATCGCCGCCAGCCCGGCCGCGGTGTGGGCCGCGCTCACCGAGCAAGACCTGATCACCCAATGGTTCGGCGACAGCGCCGAATTCGACCCGGTGCCCGGTGGCGTCGGGTACTTCGGCTGGTCGACGCACGGCCGTTTCCGGGTGGTGGTGGAACAAATCGAGGCGCCGAGGTTGCTGGTATACCGGTGGGCCCGCGAGATCGACGTGGACCCGGTGCCGGGCAACTCCACCGTGGTGCGCTTCGAGCTCACGCCGACCGCAGACGGCACGCGACTGGCGCTGGTGGAGACCGGGTTCGACGAACTCGACGACCCCGCGACCGCGCACTCCGACAACACCGGGGGATGGCGGACCGAACTCGACGACCTCGTGCGGATGCTCGGGGTCGCAGCGTGA
- a CDS encoding ArsR/SmtB family transcription factor has product MLAVLADDTRWRILTELGSADMSASALAARLPVSRQAIAKHLSVLSDAGLVEAIPAGREIRYRAHGAKLSALGAELTAIGQQWDRRLMAIKRIAEGLS; this is encoded by the coding sequence ATGCTCGCCGTGTTGGCCGACGACACACGTTGGCGCATCCTGACCGAGCTCGGTTCGGCCGACATGTCCGCCAGCGCGCTGGCGGCTCGGTTGCCGGTGAGTAGGCAGGCGATTGCCAAACATCTTTCGGTGCTCTCGGACGCGGGCTTGGTGGAGGCGATCCCCGCCGGGCGGGAGATCCGCTACCGCGCACACGGTGCGAAGCTGAGCGCCCTGGGTGCGGAGCTGACCGCAATCGGTCAGCAATGGGATCGTCGCCTGATGGCGATCAAGCGCATCGCCGAAGGGCTGTCGTAG
- a CDS encoding PAS and ANTAR domain-containing protein: MADDTPQEHPAVECVLADGGPRRVGWYRFYFADERWEWSPEVERMHGYEPGTARPTTEMVLAHKHPEDGGQVAATLAGVRRTATAFSTRHRIVDTRGDTHDVVVVGDRLFDESGEAVIGSHGFYIDLTPPRAAPSREQQNQVSEVAAEITEARSGIEQAKGMLMLIYRINGDAAFELLRWRSQETNTRLKSLSQQLVKDFLELDYHEQLPHRSVFDRLLLTTHLRADS; encoded by the coding sequence ATGGCCGATGACACACCACAGGAGCATCCGGCGGTCGAGTGCGTACTCGCCGACGGTGGGCCCCGGCGCGTCGGCTGGTACCGGTTCTACTTCGCCGACGAACGGTGGGAATGGTCACCGGAAGTCGAACGGATGCACGGCTACGAGCCCGGCACCGCACGGCCGACGACAGAGATGGTGCTCGCGCACAAACACCCCGAAGACGGCGGCCAGGTCGCCGCGACGCTGGCCGGGGTTCGCCGCACCGCAACGGCTTTCAGTACTCGGCACCGCATCGTCGACACCCGCGGCGATACCCATGACGTCGTGGTCGTCGGAGACCGGTTGTTCGACGAATCCGGGGAAGCCGTGATCGGAAGCCACGGTTTCTACATCGACCTGACGCCGCCGCGGGCAGCCCCGTCGCGCGAACAGCAGAACCAGGTGAGTGAGGTGGCTGCCGAGATCACCGAGGCGCGCAGCGGTATCGAACAGGCCAAAGGCATGCTGATGCTGATCTACCGGATCAATGGGGATGCCGCCTTCGAACTACTGAGATGGCGCTCGCAGGAAACCAACACCCGATTGAAGTCGCTGTCGCAGCAGTTGGTGAAGGACTTCCTCGAGCTCGATTACCACGAGCAGCTGCCGCACCGCAGCGTGTTCGACCGGCTGCTGCTGACCACCCACCTGCGCGCCGATTCCTGA
- a CDS encoding DUF6131 family protein yields the protein MIILGAILLILGFVLNVYLLWVVGVVLLVAGAVFWLLGSIGRPVAGRRAWY from the coding sequence ATGATAATTCTCGGAGCAATTCTGCTGATCCTTGGCTTCGTGCTCAACGTCTACCTGCTGTGGGTCGTGGGTGTGGTGCTGCTGGTCGCCGGCGCGGTGTTCTGGCTGCTGGGTTCGATCGGTCGCCCGGTGGCGGGTCGGCGCGCCTGGTACTGA
- a CDS encoding DUF6328 family protein, translated as MESLEGDRHWNEAARHETSMQRLDRNWSSLLQELRVVQTGVQLLTGLLLTLPFHDRFEDLRAELRSVYLATVSCSIAATVLLIAPIGIHRAMFRRHRLDIVVTTAHRLAYAGILLLALTLAGVMVLIFGAVDDLSAGVLAGSVTALAIAVFWVVLPLWLRTRPGPPD; from the coding sequence ATGGAAAGTCTGGAGGGCGACCGCCACTGGAACGAGGCGGCTCGGCACGAGACGAGCATGCAAAGGCTGGACCGTAACTGGTCCAGCCTTTTGCAGGAGCTGCGGGTGGTGCAGACCGGTGTCCAATTGCTCACCGGCCTGCTTTTGACGCTGCCATTCCATGACCGATTCGAAGATCTGCGCGCCGAACTGCGGAGCGTCTATCTGGCCACGGTGTCGTGCTCCATCGCCGCGACCGTGCTGTTGATCGCCCCCATCGGCATCCACCGGGCAATGTTCCGCAGGCACCGGCTCGATATCGTGGTCACCACCGCGCACCGCCTCGCCTACGCCGGAATCCTCCTCCTCGCACTGACTTTGGCCGGCGTGATGGTGTTGATCTTCGGTGCGGTCGATGACCTTTCGGCCGGTGTGCTCGCCGGATCGGTCACCGCGCTGGCCATCGCGGTCTTCTGGGTGGTCCTGCCGCTGTGGTTGCGGACGCGTCCCGGGCCACCGGACTGA
- a CDS encoding LLM class F420-dependent oxidoreductase: MTQFGYTLMTEQAGPKDLVRYAVSAEQTGFDFEVCSDHFSPWLTSQGHAPNAWAVLGAVAAMTERVGLYSFVTCPTMRYHPAVVAQQAATVQILADGRFTLGLGSGENLNEHVVGAGWPAAARRLDMLAEAIKIIRELLGGGLVDFHGDHFSVDSARIWDLPDEPVEIGVSITGDRTIETLGVLADHLINTSPDGDVVESWKRVRQPMGLPEGRVVGQLPICWDPDRDAAIARAHDQFRWFAGGWSVNADLPTPAGFAGATQFVRPQDVAEAIPCGPDLDPIVEAVSEYAKAGFTDVALIQIGGDSQEQFLAEAAGPLLSALRSEWGQS, translated from the coding sequence ATGACGCAATTCGGATACACCTTGATGACGGAACAGGCGGGACCGAAAGACCTTGTCAGGTATGCGGTTTCTGCAGAACAGACGGGTTTCGATTTCGAGGTCTGCAGCGATCACTTCAGCCCGTGGCTGACCAGCCAGGGGCACGCCCCGAACGCGTGGGCGGTCCTGGGAGCGGTCGCGGCGATGACCGAGCGGGTGGGTCTGTACTCGTTCGTCACCTGCCCGACCATGCGCTATCACCCGGCAGTGGTCGCGCAGCAGGCGGCGACCGTGCAGATCCTGGCCGACGGCCGATTCACCCTCGGGCTCGGCAGTGGTGAGAATCTCAACGAGCACGTCGTCGGCGCCGGATGGCCCGCGGCGGCGCGCCGCCTGGACATGCTCGCCGAGGCCATCAAGATCATCCGTGAACTGCTCGGTGGTGGCCTCGTGGATTTCCACGGCGACCACTTCTCGGTGGACTCCGCGCGCATCTGGGATCTTCCCGACGAGCCCGTCGAGATCGGGGTGTCGATCACCGGTGACCGGACGATCGAGACACTCGGGGTGCTCGCCGACCATCTGATCAACACGTCCCCCGACGGTGACGTCGTGGAAAGCTGGAAGCGGGTCCGCCAGCCGATGGGTCTGCCCGAGGGCAGGGTGGTCGGACAGCTGCCGATCTGCTGGGATCCCGACCGCGACGCCGCGATTGCGCGCGCCCACGATCAGTTCCGGTGGTTCGCCGGGGGATGGTCGGTGAATGCCGATCTACCGACACCGGCGGGATTCGCCGGTGCGACCCAATTCGTCCGGCCGCAGGATGTCGCCGAGGCCATCCCGTGCGGACCCGATCTCGATCCGATCGTGGAAGCCGTCAGCGAGTACGCCAAGGCCGGATTCACCGATGTGGCGCTGATCCAGATCGGCGGGGACAGCCAGGAGCAGTTCCTCGCCGAGGCCGCCGGACCGCTGCTGTCGGCGCTGCGATCGGAGTGGGGGCAATCGTAG
- a CDS encoding DoxX family protein, with the protein MLVRRIARPLLSAAFIGQGIEALRDVKPAAEVVQPTLDGLQSLPDSVAQKVPDDPMTVARITAAAQIGGGLLLATGRVPRVAAAVLAATVIPANLGRHMFWEETNPALKAEKRRAFLTDVSLIGGLVLASADTAGKPSLGWRGRRAGRKVVQAVSERLPGSDDSILDSELADRLGHGLHIGVERGRELADTALERGVPLAASAFETAAESLGTAYDRGAAALYKGAEKSAPIAKKARKRGAELAETALDRSAAALERGAEKSAPVAKKAKERSAELAETALDRSAAALERAAERGAPLAAEARRRSAELAETALERGSDEAKSRWRWARSKV; encoded by the coding sequence ATGTTGGTACGCAGAATTGCCCGCCCGTTGTTGTCCGCCGCGTTCATCGGTCAGGGAATCGAGGCCCTCCGGGACGTCAAACCCGCGGCCGAGGTCGTCCAGCCCACCTTGGACGGTCTGCAGTCGCTGCCCGATTCGGTGGCCCAGAAGGTTCCCGACGATCCGATGACGGTGGCCCGCATCACCGCGGCCGCTCAGATCGGCGGCGGACTGCTGCTGGCCACCGGACGCGTTCCCCGCGTTGCCGCCGCGGTCCTGGCGGCGACCGTGATTCCGGCCAATCTGGGCAGGCATATGTTCTGGGAGGAGACCAACCCCGCCCTCAAGGCCGAGAAGCGCCGGGCATTCCTCACCGATGTGAGCCTCATCGGCGGCTTGGTGCTGGCCTCGGCGGATACCGCGGGCAAGCCGTCACTGGGCTGGCGCGGCCGTCGCGCCGGACGCAAGGTCGTCCAGGCGGTGTCGGAACGGCTGCCCGGATCCGATGATTCGATCCTGGATTCCGAGCTCGCCGACCGACTCGGTCACGGTCTGCACATCGGTGTCGAGCGCGGCCGTGAGCTCGCCGACACCGCACTCGAGCGCGGTGTGCCACTGGCGGCGTCGGCGTTCGAGACCGCGGCCGAGTCGCTGGGAACCGCCTACGATCGCGGGGCGGCCGCCCTCTACAAGGGCGCCGAGAAGAGCGCGCCGATCGCCAAGAAGGCCCGCAAGCGCGGTGCCGAACTGGCCGAAACCGCGTTGGACCGAAGCGCCGCGGCCCTGGAGCGTGGTGCCGAGAAGAGTGCGCCGGTGGCCAAGAAGGCCAAGGAACGCAGTGCCGAACTCGCCGAAACGGCCCTGGATCGCAGTGCGGCAGCGCTCGAGCGGGCCGCCGAACGCGGTGCACCGCTGGCGGCGGAGGCCCGCCGGCGCAGCGCGGAGTTGGCCGAGACCGCGCTGGAGCGGGGCAGTGACGAGGCCAAGTCGCGGTGGCGCTGGGCACGCAGCAAGGTGTGA
- a CDS encoding ATP-binding protein, with product MVQQGTDADAAATDDDRSVELRVAATLENLAVLRVLIAAAATFEDLDFDAVSDLRLAVDEACTRLVKAAIPHSPLVVSVQPREDAVVITASATCSSDEDAIVAPGSFSWHVLSSLTDEVNTFSDGQHGDGGQIFGISLTARRASLLQ from the coding sequence ATGGTGCAGCAGGGAACGGACGCGGATGCAGCCGCGACAGATGATGATCGGTCGGTGGAGCTCCGGGTTGCCGCAACCCTGGAAAACCTCGCGGTACTGCGCGTGCTGATCGCCGCAGCCGCCACGTTCGAGGATCTCGATTTCGACGCCGTCTCCGACCTACGGCTGGCGGTCGACGAGGCCTGCACGCGGCTGGTGAAGGCCGCGATACCGCATTCGCCGCTCGTGGTCTCGGTCCAGCCGCGCGAGGATGCTGTGGTCATCACGGCGTCGGCGACCTGCAGCAGCGACGAGGACGCCATCGTCGCGCCGGGCAGCTTCAGCTGGCACGTGCTCAGCTCACTGACCGACGAGGTGAACACCTTCTCTGACGGCCAGCACGGCGACGGTGGCCAGATATTCGGGATCTCGCTCACTGCGCGGCGAGCGAGTCTGTTGCAGTGA
- a CDS encoding RNA polymerase sigma factor SigF, translating into MNSEYADVIEMFRVLGELRDGSAEYERQRERIVTRCLPLADHIARRFEGRGEARDDLVQVARVGLVNAVNRFDVEAGSDFASYAVPTIMGEVRRHFRDNGWSVKVPRRLKELHLRLGAATAEMSQRLGRAPTPSELAAELDMDREEVVEGLIAGSSYNTLSIDSGGSGDDEAPAIADTLGSPDDALDQIENREALRPLLSKLPERERTVLVLRFFESMTQSQIAERVGISQMHVSRLLARSLAKLRDELQ; encoded by the coding sequence GTGAACTCCGAATACGCCGACGTCATCGAGATGTTTCGCGTACTCGGCGAACTGCGCGATGGGTCGGCAGAGTACGAGCGGCAGCGCGAACGCATCGTCACCCGCTGCCTGCCACTGGCAGATCACATCGCCCGACGGTTCGAGGGTCGCGGCGAGGCGCGCGACGACCTGGTCCAGGTCGCCAGGGTGGGCCTCGTCAATGCCGTGAACCGGTTCGACGTCGAGGCCGGTTCGGACTTCGCGTCGTATGCGGTGCCGACGATCATGGGCGAGGTACGCAGGCACTTCCGGGACAACGGTTGGTCGGTCAAGGTGCCGCGCCGGCTCAAGGAACTGCATCTGCGTCTCGGCGCCGCGACGGCTGAGATGTCGCAGCGCCTTGGCCGGGCACCCACACCGTCGGAGTTGGCTGCCGAGCTGGACATGGACCGCGAAGAGGTGGTCGAAGGCCTGATCGCGGGCAGCTCGTACAACACGCTGTCCATCGACAGCGGGGGTTCCGGTGACGACGAGGCGCCGGCTATCGCCGATACTCTCGGCTCACCGGACGATGCGCTGGATCAGATCGAGAACCGCGAGGCGCTGCGGCCGTTGCTGTCCAAACTGCCCGAACGTGAGCGCACCGTTCTGGTCCTGCGCTTCTTCGAGTCCATGACGCAGTCCCAGATCGCCGAACGCGTCGGCATCTCGCAGATGCATGTGTCGCGGCTGCTGGCCCGCTCACTGGCCAAACTGCGGGACGAGCTGCAGTAG